Proteins from a genomic interval of Dasania marina DSM 21967:
- a CDS encoding putative bifunctional diguanylate cyclase/phosphodiesterase, giving the protein MRDASVRILLAGGTQSQYQLLIEQLQNIKRQPYLLTWFEDYDHAERELAAESYDLALIDCQSDSERALYLLTSIQQSAVLPCITLFEHSDSELSVLAQDLGAVDCLCADNLHIAILERSFRYALDRSVVDQKLSQSHLYDPLTGISNRQMFRKTLDAAIETAKAQQTKLGLLLINLDGFKRINQAYSMDTADEMVRTMARRLSRCVRKSDRLARMGGDEFALILDDCRNVEDVALVAQKVIDVLSAPYMIEGAPVIISCSIGVTMYPESGESVDGLLKRANMAMMEAKSERGSQYHFYSEETQVGALQRVNLEKDLRVALRANQFEMYYQPRVDLRSGETVGMEGLIRWHHPKRGLVSPAEFIPLAEECGLIIPIGYWVIQQACKDMKYFDSTGKTNLHVAVNLSFKQLQDNMFVDTAARIIKDSAVDAHRLEFELTETAIMSNFQQTYEGMMALSQLGITFSLDDFGTGFSSFAHIQRLPISALKIDRSFVSNVISDFGDAEIVKAMINLAHSLKINVIAEGAETLEQIQFLWENNCEQVQGYYFSPAVSAKDFCAIVDQRMTVTA; this is encoded by the coding sequence ATGAGAGATGCCTCAGTACGGATTTTATTAGCCGGCGGCACACAAAGCCAATATCAGCTGCTTATCGAGCAACTGCAAAACATAAAGCGACAGCCCTATCTGCTGACCTGGTTTGAAGACTACGACCACGCCGAGCGTGAACTTGCGGCTGAGTCTTATGATTTAGCATTGATTGATTGTCAGAGCGACTCCGAGCGCGCGCTGTATTTATTAACATCTATACAGCAAAGTGCTGTTTTGCCTTGCATCACCCTGTTTGAACACAGCGATAGTGAACTATCGGTGCTGGCTCAAGATTTAGGCGCGGTGGACTGTCTTTGCGCCGATAATTTACATATCGCCATCCTAGAGCGCTCTTTTCGCTATGCGCTGGACCGCAGTGTTGTTGACCAAAAACTTTCCCAATCCCATCTTTACGACCCGCTAACGGGTATTTCCAATCGGCAAATGTTCCGCAAAACCCTGGACGCTGCCATAGAAACCGCCAAAGCCCAGCAGACCAAACTGGGCTTATTGCTTATTAACCTGGACGGTTTTAAGCGTATCAACCAAGCCTATAGTATGGATACCGCCGATGAAATGGTGCGTACTATGGCGCGGCGCTTATCTCGCTGTGTGCGCAAAAGTGATCGCTTAGCACGTATGGGCGGTGACGAGTTTGCCTTGATTTTGGATGACTGCCGTAATGTGGAAGATGTCGCCTTAGTGGCGCAAAAAGTGATAGACGTCTTGTCGGCCCCTTATATGATAGAGGGCGCGCCGGTTATTATTAGCTGCAGCATAGGCGTGACCATGTACCCGGAATCGGGTGAGAGCGTAGACGGTCTGCTTAAGCGCGCCAATATGGCGATGATGGAAGCCAAGTCAGAGCGCGGCAGCCAATACCATTTTTACAGCGAAGAAACGCAAGTAGGCGCTTTGCAGCGGGTCAATTTAGAAAAAGATTTACGCGTGGCCCTGCGCGCCAATCAATTTGAAATGTATTACCAGCCACGGGTTGATTTGCGCAGCGGCGAAACCGTAGGCATGGAAGGCTTGATACGCTGGCATCACCCCAAACGGGGTTTGGTGTCGCCGGCGGAGTTTATCCCCCTAGCCGAAGAGTGCGGCCTGATCATCCCCATAGGCTATTGGGTGATACAGCAGGCCTGTAAAGACATGAAGTATTTTGATAGCACGGGTAAAACCAATTTACACGTGGCAGTTAACTTATCCTTTAAGCAGCTGCAAGATAATATGTTTGTAGATACCGCTGCGCGCATTATTAAAGACAGCGCTGTGGATGCCCACCGTTTAGAATTTGAATTAACCGAAACGGCTATCATGTCTAACTTTCAACAAACCTATGAAGGCATGATGGCACTGAGCCAATTAGGTATTACCTTTTCGCTAGATGATTTTGGTACTGGTTTTTCATCGTTTGCTCACATCCAACGTCTGCCTATATCGGCGCTTAAAATTGATCGTAGCTTTGTTAGCAACGTGATCAGCGATTTCGGCGACGCCGAGATTGTTAAAGCCATGATTAACTTGGCTCATAGTTTAAAGATAAACGTGATAGCCGAGGGTGCCGAAACCCTAGAGCAAATACAATTTTTATGGGAGAACAACTGCGAGCAAGTGCAGGGTTATTATTTTAGCCCGGCGGTAAGCGCGAAGGACTTTTGCGCGATAGTCGATCAACGAATGACGGTTACGGCATAA
- a CDS encoding glutamine amidotransferase yields MKPILIIRTGSSYDDLPALCARRGDEVQWFCDAMGCTVDQIITAKVYQGESLPAADSVRAVIVTGSVDMVSAQLPWSEASAQWLAQAVAQNVPVLGVCFGHQLLAHALGGVVAANPNGAEYGTVTVQQNNNACDDVLLSQLPQQLQMQAAHAESVLALPVGAICLAANAHDANHIFRHGQHAWGVQFHPEYDVEIMQDIYDEEGEHLQEVGLDVAKLRATTKDSSHGQQLLKAFYDYVSQ; encoded by the coding sequence ATGAAACCCATACTCATCATCCGCACCGGTTCTTCTTATGATGATTTACCCGCCCTGTGTGCCAGGCGCGGTGATGAGGTGCAATGGTTTTGTGATGCCATGGGTTGCACGGTGGACCAGATAATCACTGCCAAAGTGTATCAAGGTGAATCCTTACCTGCTGCTGATAGTGTGCGTGCAGTGATCGTCACCGGCTCGGTAGATATGGTGTCGGCGCAGCTACCCTGGAGCGAAGCCAGCGCGCAGTGGTTAGCGCAGGCGGTGGCGCAAAATGTGCCGGTGCTAGGCGTGTGTTTCGGCCATCAATTATTAGCACATGCCTTGGGCGGTGTGGTGGCTGCCAACCCTAACGGTGCCGAATACGGCACGGTTACTGTGCAGCAAAATAACAACGCTTGCGACGATGTCTTGCTCAGTCAGCTGCCCCAGCAATTACAGATGCAAGCGGCGCATGCTGAATCGGTATTGGCTTTGCCGGTAGGCGCTATCTGTTTGGCGGCTAATGCTCACGATGCCAATCATATTTTTCGCCACGGTCAGCACGCCTGGGGTGTGCAGTTTCACCCCGAATACGATGTAGAAATTATGCAGGATATTTACGACGAAGAAGGCGAGCATTTACAGGAAGTCGGTTTGGATGTAGCAAAGTTACGTGCCACTACTAAAGATTCTAGCCATGGCCAGCAGTTACTAAAAGCCTTTTATGATTATGTAAGTCAGTAA
- the ansA gene encoding asparaginase, protein MTKPSIYIAYTGGTIGMQQTAQGFAPVAGFLTSHIKTLPEFYHEAMPEFVIKEYDPLIDSANASPADWQLIADDIAANYEDYDGFVILHGTDTMAYTASALSFMLQGLAKPVIITGSQIPLAQPHSDGPSNLSHALYLAANYPAPEVCVFFDKKLLRGNRSTKVHAEDVDAFASPNYPPLFEADSAMLPLPEHQQKALTATNTLSVANISPQPISIFTLYPGVSTELLDTVLQQPIKALILQSYGAGNAPQHANFIDALAAANQRGVIIINLSQCLQGSVNMAVYATGKALADAGVLSGYDMTLEATITKLHFLLSQNMPIAEVKLAMKKNVQGELSDG, encoded by the coding sequence ATGACCAAACCCTCCATCTACATCGCCTACACAGGCGGCACTATAGGCATGCAACAAACGGCGCAGGGTTTTGCGCCGGTAGCGGGCTTTTTAACCAGCCACATCAAAACCTTGCCTGAGTTTTACCATGAGGCGATGCCTGAGTTTGTTATTAAAGAATATGATCCCTTAATCGACTCGGCCAATGCCTCGCCTGCCGACTGGCAACTTATTGCTGATGACATCGCAGCTAACTACGAAGACTATGATGGCTTTGTGATTTTGCATGGCACCGACACTATGGCTTACACCGCCTCGGCGCTGTCGTTTATGTTGCAGGGTTTAGCCAAGCCGGTGATTATCACCGGTTCGCAAATTCCCTTGGCACAGCCACATTCGGATGGCCCCAGTAATTTATCACATGCACTGTATCTCGCTGCCAATTACCCGGCGCCAGAAGTCTGTGTATTTTTTGATAAAAAATTATTGCGCGGCAACCGCAGCACTAAGGTACACGCTGAAGATGTTGATGCCTTTGCCTCGCCTAATTATCCGCCGCTGTTTGAAGCCGACAGTGCTATGCTGCCGCTCCCAGAGCATCAACAAAAAGCATTAACAGCAACGAATACACTCAGCGTTGCGAATATTAGTCCACAGCCTATTAGTATTTTTACGCTCTACCCCGGCGTTAGCACAGAGCTACTTGATACGGTGTTACAACAACCGATAAAAGCATTAATACTGCAAAGTTATGGTGCCGGTAATGCCCCACAACACGCAAATTTTATTGACGCGCTTGCTGCTGCCAACCAGCGTGGTGTGATTATTATTAATTTAAGCCAGTGCTTACAGGGCAGTGTCAATATGGCCGTTTATGCTACCGGTAAAGCACTGGCCGATGCCGGCGTGCTTAGTGGCTATGATATGACCTTAGAAGCCACTATCACTAAGCTACATTTTTTATTGTCTCAAAACATGCCTATAGCCGAGGTAAAACTCGCCATGAAAAAAAATGTACAAGGCGAACTAAGCGACGGCTAA
- a CDS encoding c-type cytochrome encodes MNNIKNNAIIKLSLLVLASVLSLSAYAISEKNLEAIKERTAPVAKVCLEGDDSCGSVVAAVASGPQSAEDVYNASCMACHATGAAGAPKLGDTAAWAPRIAKGLDTLHDHALNGFNGMPPKGLCMSCSDDEIKATVDYIVENSK; translated from the coding sequence GTGAACAACATTAAGAATAACGCGATAATTAAGTTGAGCTTATTGGTATTGGCTTCAGTATTGAGCCTTTCTGCATATGCAATATCAGAGAAGAACCTAGAGGCGATCAAAGAACGTACGGCACCTGTGGCCAAAGTTTGCCTAGAAGGCGATGACAGCTGTGGTTCAGTGGTAGCTGCAGTAGCTAGTGGCCCTCAGTCGGCGGAAGATGTGTATAACGCTAGCTGCATGGCTTGCCATGCTACTGGCGCTGCCGGTGCACCTAAGCTGGGTGATACCGCTGCTTGGGCGCCACGTATAGCGAAAGGTTTAGATACCTTGCATGACCACGCCTTAAACGGCTTTAACGGTATGCCACCTAAGGGCTTGTGTATGAGCTGTTCGGATGACGAAATTAAAGCGACTGTTGATTATATTGTTGAGAATAGTAAGTAG
- a CDS encoding glutamine synthetase family protein produces the protein MTSQHTDDLAIAQQFLTDNPDIETIEVMVTDLNGSFRGKWLTRDNLEKVFKGDVKLALTTVSPDVWGRDVGSLCDKTGDGDGVCLPIVSTLKRLPWLERPTAQMFMQLTGDDGQPWGYDPRVVLQNVYKRYQALGLRPVTAPELEFHLFLEKRDDMGVPQLPDTRINGKSHMAGQLYGIDVMQEQSALMHDIRDAAVAMDLPLDGLLKELAPAQYELNLNHIDNPLHAADNAQMLKRVIKGVAQKHGYIATFMAKPFGDMDGNGMHIHCSVLDNDGNNIFDDGTEAGTDTLRHAIAGLAQTMSDTMLIFAPHFNSYRRFKVGSHIPKAPTWGYENRDVAMRVPSGSPKARRIEYRVGGADLNPYLAQAALLSGILYGIENKLEADAPLNDSVNKPEASLPRSWRDALELFEASTYVKEHLGAPFQEAFSAVKHAEQEEFEGRVSAFEYDTYLVGA, from the coding sequence GTGACGTCCCAACATACCGATGACTTAGCTATAGCACAGCAGTTTTTAACAGATAACCCCGATATTGAAACCATAGAGGTGATGGTAACCGACCTCAATGGCAGCTTTAGGGGCAAATGGTTAACCCGAGATAATTTAGAAAAAGTATTCAAGGGTGATGTAAAGCTTGCCCTTACCACTGTCTCTCCCGATGTGTGGGGCAGAGATGTAGGCTCACTGTGTGATAAGACCGGTGATGGCGATGGCGTTTGTCTACCTATAGTCAGCACCTTAAAACGACTGCCTTGGCTAGAGCGCCCCACCGCCCAAATGTTTATGCAGCTCACCGGCGATGACGGCCAGCCTTGGGGTTACGACCCCCGTGTTGTGTTACAAAACGTCTACAAGCGCTACCAAGCGTTGGGCCTACGCCCGGTAACCGCTCCCGAGTTAGAGTTTCACCTCTTCTTAGAAAAACGCGATGACATGGGTGTACCACAACTGCCCGATACTCGCATTAATGGCAAAAGCCATATGGCGGGCCAGCTTTACGGCATTGATGTGATGCAAGAGCAGTCTGCGTTGATGCACGATATACGCGACGCCGCCGTAGCCATGGATCTGCCTTTAGATGGTCTGTTAAAAGAACTAGCCCCCGCCCAGTACGAACTTAATCTCAACCATATTGATAACCCCTTGCACGCTGCTGATAATGCGCAAATGCTCAAGCGCGTTATTAAAGGTGTGGCGCAAAAGCATGGCTACATCGCTACCTTTATGGCCAAACCTTTTGGTGACATGGACGGCAATGGCATGCATATCCATTGCAGCGTATTAGATAATGACGGTAACAATATCTTCGATGACGGCACTGAAGCAGGTACTGATACTTTGCGTCACGCTATCGCCGGTCTGGCTCAAACCATGTCAGATACTATGTTGATTTTTGCGCCGCACTTTAACTCCTACCGCCGCTTTAAAGTAGGCAGCCACATTCCTAAGGCACCTACCTGGGGTTATGAAAACCGTGACGTTGCTATGCGCGTACCCAGTGGCTCGCCGAAAGCGCGTCGCATTGAATACCGCGTAGGCGGTGCCGACTTAAACCCTTACTTAGCACAAGCGGCTTTGTTATCGGGTATTTTATACGGCATAGAAAACAAGTTAGAGGCCGATGCGCCGCTAAACGATAGCGTTAATAAACCTGAGGCCTCACTGCCACGCAGCTGGCGCGATGCTTTAGAGCTATTTGAAGCGTCTACTTATGTGAAAGAGCATTTGGGCGCACCTTTCCAAGAAGCCTTTAGTGCCGTTAAACATGCTGAGCAGGAAGAGTTTGAAGGCCGCGTTAGCGCCTTTGAGTACGATACCTATTTAGTGGGTGCGTAA
- the rep gene encoding DNA helicase Rep, with translation MSKLNPRQREAVDYIDGPLLVLAGAGSGKTSVITRKIAYLINHCNYKATNIAAVTFTNKASREMKARVGQLIKGPAGRGLTVSTFHNLGLTIIRKEHKLLGYKSGFSIFDQQDAQALIKDLLIQQHGGDSDQADTVQHRISNWKNDMVSPAQAIALADGPTDILCATAYEHYQRALKAYNALDFDDLILVPVQLFLGQPEVLEKWQRKIRYMLVDEYQDTNITQYLLVKLIVGDRGKLTVVGDDDQSIYAWRGARPENMVQLQTDYPQLKIIKLEQNYRSTARILKAANQVIAHNPHVFDKSLWSDLGYGDPIRILRCRNEEVECERVVLEILDHKLRNNTEFCDYAILYRGNHQSRLLELKLQHHQVPYNLTGGTSFFSRHEIKDIMAYLKLIINTDDDNAFLRVINTPRRKIGAATLEGLGTYSTQHDISMYAACNEQGLEQQVGDAGVKRLREFTYWFDKVRENCQGEQPVGAIREMLADVDYEAWLHQNSASGATAEKRYGNVNILITSLENTLAKIDEDDNNIETAISKLVLRDLMERQEEEDEASGKVQLMTLHASKGLEFPHVYIIGMEEELLPHRSSIEEDNVEEERRLCYVGITRAKRSLTLTLCAKRKQFGEMLDCAPSRFLDELPYDDVVWEGGPEQDASIAKERGKQTLASLKNLFVD, from the coding sequence GTGTCTAAACTCAACCCCCGACAGCGCGAAGCGGTAGACTATATTGACGGTCCGTTATTGGTATTGGCCGGTGCCGGCAGCGGCAAAACCAGTGTAATCACCCGCAAAATTGCCTACCTAATCAACCACTGTAACTACAAAGCGACCAATATTGCCGCCGTTACCTTTACCAACAAGGCCTCTAGAGAGATGAAGGCGCGGGTGGGCCAGCTTATTAAAGGCCCAGCCGGCCGCGGCCTTACCGTTTCTACCTTTCACAATCTAGGCCTCACCATCATACGCAAAGAGCATAAGCTACTGGGTTATAAGTCGGGCTTTTCTATTTTTGACCAGCAAGACGCGCAAGCACTCATTAAAGACCTGCTAATACAACAGCACGGCGGCGACAGCGACCAGGCCGATACGGTGCAACACCGTATTTCCAATTGGAAAAATGACATGGTTAGCCCAGCCCAAGCCATAGCACTAGCCGACGGCCCCACCGATATACTCTGCGCCACCGCCTATGAGCATTATCAACGTGCGCTAAAAGCCTATAACGCCCTAGACTTTGACGATTTAATACTGGTACCAGTGCAGCTGTTTTTGGGTCAGCCAGAGGTGTTGGAAAAATGGCAGCGCAAAATTCGCTATATGCTGGTGGATGAATACCAAGATACCAACATCACCCAATACCTGCTGGTTAAACTCATCGTCGGCGACCGTGGCAAACTCACCGTGGTGGGCGATGACGACCAATCGATTTACGCCTGGCGCGGTGCCCGCCCCGAAAACATGGTGCAGCTGCAAACCGACTACCCACAACTCAAAATCATTAAGCTAGAGCAAAACTACCGCTCTACCGCTCGCATCTTAAAGGCGGCTAACCAGGTTATTGCCCACAACCCCCATGTATTTGATAAAAGCTTGTGGAGTGATTTGGGCTATGGCGACCCCATACGCATACTGCGCTGCCGCAATGAAGAGGTAGAGTGCGAACGCGTCGTGCTTGAAATACTGGACCACAAGCTACGCAACAACACCGAGTTTTGCGACTACGCCATACTCTACCGCGGCAACCATCAGTCGCGGTTGTTGGAGCTAAAACTACAGCATCACCAAGTACCTTATAACCTCACCGGCGGCACCTCGTTTTTTTCGCGTCATGAAATCAAAGACATCATGGCCTATTTAAAACTGATTATTAATACCGACGATGACAACGCTTTTTTGCGGGTGATTAACACCCCGCGCCGCAAAATTGGTGCCGCCACCTTAGAGGGCTTAGGCACCTACTCCACCCAGCACGACATCAGTATGTATGCCGCCTGTAACGAGCAGGGCTTAGAGCAGCAAGTGGGGGATGCCGGTGTTAAGCGGCTTAGGGAGTTTACCTACTGGTTTGATAAGGTCAGGGAAAACTGCCAAGGCGAGCAACCGGTAGGCGCAATACGGGAAATGCTCGCCGATGTAGATTACGAAGCCTGGCTACACCAAAACAGCGCCAGCGGTGCCACCGCCGAGAAGCGTTACGGCAACGTCAATATTCTCATTACATCCTTAGAAAACACCCTCGCCAAAATAGACGAAGACGATAACAACATAGAAACCGCCATCAGCAAACTGGTATTGCGGGATTTAATGGAGCGCCAAGAAGAAGAGGACGAAGCCAGCGGCAAGGTGCAGCTAATGACCCTGCACGCCTCCAAAGGCTTGGAGTTCCCCCATGTTTACATCATAGGCATGGAAGAAGAGTTACTGCCCCACCGCAGCAGCATAGAAGAAGACAACGTCGAAGAAGAGCGCCGCCTCTGCTATGTAGGCATTACCCGCGCCAAGCGCAGCCTCACCTTAACCCTGTGCGCCAAACGTAAGCAATTTGGTGAAATGTTAGACTGCGCCCCCAGCCGCTTTTTGGATGAACTACCCTATGACGACGTGGTGTGGGAGGGCGGCCCCGAGCAAGATGCTAGCATCGCTAAAGAGCGCGGCAAACAGACCCTGGCTAGCCTTAAGAACTTATTTGTCGATTAA